One genomic region from Planctomycetaceae bacterium encodes:
- a CDS encoding GDSL-type esterase/lipase family protein, which produces MRTFFVITACCAVSLLRVCSAAVQADEMPSVSNAWQYDASIMNPFWLGNRVDGESVLFIRDPESGEARASLLFPVQEVSRVERAIDWHIKDAKPFEEGRDYIVTVGSREILLPKGSGIPSVTAEQLRREPGTQKYRLTRRDGNGEILFGAADEYHQMQVCVSYRHSAESWPTVVPSYDPAALPKTTQKLLQRKPVSIVLLGDSISTGCNASGWAGASPWQPPYQDILLEHLRKSTSAEVALTNLAVGGTSTPWGLTRAGDVIAANPDLVILAFGMNDSSGRSAEEYKANTLQMMNSIRASVPDAEFILVATMLGNPEWVALRQDLFPQYRDALASLVGPGVALADMTSIWTEMLKRKSDHDLTGNGVNHPNDFGHRIYAQVLSSLLLPRQPGELAEDKRRDPFPIKLWPDKAPNGDGTFETSDAKITIHLPEKSNGSAIVICPGGGYGGLVTGPEGHGIAAWLNQHGVAGVVLEYRLPGGRPFVPLLDAQRAIRLVRLHAPEWQINPKQIGIMGFSAGGHLASTAATHFDSGNKSSSDRVDQFSCRPDFAVLVYPVVTMDDQTHRGSRRNLLGENPSQELIDSFSSEKQVTDQTPPVFLAHAVDDVPVPISNSQALSDALIAARVPSKFLQLPSGGHGLNGYRGAMWDEWQKQSLEWLIERGLILPHGR; this is translated from the coding sequence ATGAGAACATTTTTTGTCATCACCGCCTGCTGCGCAGTCAGTCTGCTTCGTGTCTGTTCAGCAGCAGTGCAGGCGGATGAAATGCCATCTGTCTCGAATGCCTGGCAATATGATGCGTCGATCATGAATCCATTCTGGCTGGGTAATCGAGTCGACGGCGAATCGGTGTTGTTCATTCGCGATCCGGAGTCCGGGGAAGCTCGAGCGAGTTTGCTGTTTCCGGTTCAGGAAGTCTCCAGAGTGGAGCGGGCAATAGACTGGCACATAAAAGATGCGAAACCGTTCGAAGAAGGTCGCGACTATATTGTCACGGTGGGTTCGCGGGAGATCCTGCTGCCCAAAGGATCAGGTATTCCGTCGGTGACTGCCGAACAGCTGCGCCGTGAACCCGGAACTCAAAAGTACCGCCTGACCCGTCGCGACGGAAATGGAGAAATTCTGTTTGGGGCGGCGGATGAGTATCACCAGATGCAGGTCTGTGTCAGCTACCGACACTCAGCAGAATCATGGCCCACGGTTGTGCCTTCGTATGATCCCGCTGCATTGCCAAAAACCACTCAGAAGCTGCTGCAAAGGAAACCTGTTTCGATTGTGTTGCTGGGCGACAGTATTTCCACGGGTTGCAATGCGTCCGGCTGGGCAGGGGCCAGTCCATGGCAGCCTCCGTACCAGGACATACTTCTGGAGCATTTAAGGAAAAGCACATCCGCCGAAGTTGCGCTGACGAATCTCGCGGTTGGTGGTACTTCGACACCCTGGGGCTTGACTCGTGCCGGGGATGTGATTGCAGCGAACCCGGATCTGGTGATTCTGGCGTTCGGGATGAATGATTCCTCTGGTCGTTCTGCAGAGGAATACAAAGCTAACACTTTGCAGATGATGAATTCCATCCGTGCATCTGTGCCGGATGCGGAGTTCATTCTTGTGGCCACGATGCTGGGAAATCCCGAATGGGTGGCGCTCAGGCAGGATCTGTTCCCGCAATACCGCGACGCACTTGCCAGCCTGGTTGGTCCGGGTGTGGCCCTGGCCGACATGACGTCGATCTGGACGGAGATGCTCAAACGCAAGAGTGACCATGATCTCACGGGCAATGGAGTCAATCATCCCAATGATTTCGGGCATCGTATTTACGCCCAGGTGTTGTCGAGTCTTTTGCTGCCGAGGCAGCCCGGGGAACTGGCGGAAGACAAACGTCGGGATCCATTCCCCATTAAGCTGTGGCCGGATAAGGCTCCAAACGGAGATGGAACCTTTGAGACATCAGATGCGAAGATCACGATTCATTTGCCGGAGAAATCCAATGGTTCGGCCATTGTTATTTGTCCAGGGGGAGGTTACGGCGGCTTGGTTACCGGACCTGAAGGTCATGGCATCGCCGCCTGGTTGAACCAGCACGGAGTTGCAGGAGTTGTGCTGGAATACCGACTGCCGGGAGGTCGACCATTTGTGCCGCTCCTGGATGCTCAGCGCGCCATTCGTTTAGTCCGGTTGCACGCACCGGAATGGCAGATCAACCCAAAACAGATTGGGATAATGGGTTTTTCGGCGGGGGGGCATCTGGCTTCAACTGCCGCAACCCATTTTGATTCCGGCAACAAAAGTTCTTCGGATAGGGTTGATCAATTCAGCTGTCGACCGGATTTTGCAGTTCTCGTCTATCCGGTGGTCACGATGGACGATCAGACTCATCGTGGTTCACGCAGGAACCTGCTGGGAGAAAATCCATCACAGGAATTAATCGACTCGTTCTCCAGTGAGAAACAGGTCACGGACCAGACACCCCCCGTGTTTCTGGCTCACGCGGTTGATGATGTGCCGGTACCGATTTCGAACAGTCAGGCCTTGTCGGATGCACTCATTGCGGCCAGGGTCCCGTCGAAGTTCCTTCAGTTACCGTCTGGTGGTCACGGCCTGAATGGATACCGTGGCGCTATGTGGGACGAGTGGCAAAAGCAATCGCTTGAATGGCTGATCGAGCGGGGGTTGATCTTGCCGCACGGGCGATAG
- a CDS encoding M24 family metallopeptidase — MADESRRRRHLVQDPQRLADVELKHDRVRSLLTEVGADALLLQDPANIAWFAAGADVTRFATDPYQTSLFITPEARLFATNAVDSTMIFEREAFGLGFQLKQREWYQPHTALVDDLSRGRKVISDSGAEGTRSAARRIASVRLPLTELEVDRLRRLARVLVHAVELTARNVTRGTTEAAVAGELSHRLIKRTVLPIRIQVCADGRNQRYRHWGFGEDAIESYASVSCVARRWGLHVAMTRTVVLDRVPPELLEACQKAVLIHGTGIFFSRHGRPLNEIWPRVHRIYEKFGVPDEWQMADQADITGYRSSEHQLTPENPFVLTGPVPIFWHPSVDVSMMGDTVLVTEQGTEFLTRSDSWPEMTVQVRGHEVRCPTILRLPRVEGSGLQETAKQGPSTPFNTLDFADEGSQTSRMDSIWEMDLKTDDSIFDDDEVAYPEESVLDG; from the coding sequence ATGGCAGATGAATCTCGACGCCGGCGACATCTTGTGCAGGACCCACAGCGTCTTGCGGATGTTGAACTCAAACACGATCGAGTTCGCTCCCTTCTGACGGAGGTTGGAGCTGATGCTCTGCTGCTTCAGGATCCTGCCAATATCGCCTGGTTTGCTGCCGGGGCGGATGTGACTCGGTTCGCAACGGATCCCTACCAGACCAGTTTGTTTATCACGCCGGAAGCGAGATTGTTTGCGACAAATGCAGTTGATTCGACCATGATTTTCGAACGAGAAGCGTTTGGACTGGGCTTTCAGCTGAAGCAACGCGAATGGTACCAGCCACATACGGCACTTGTGGATGATCTTTCGCGTGGTCGAAAAGTCATTAGTGATTCCGGCGCGGAGGGTACACGCAGCGCTGCCAGAAGAATCGCCTCCGTTCGTTTGCCTTTAACAGAACTGGAAGTCGATCGCCTGCGGCGTCTCGCAAGGGTTCTGGTTCATGCTGTGGAATTGACAGCCAGAAACGTGACCCGCGGCACAACCGAAGCGGCTGTCGCTGGTGAACTCAGTCATCGGCTTATCAAACGAACGGTTCTCCCGATTCGGATTCAGGTCTGCGCGGATGGTCGCAATCAGCGATATCGCCACTGGGGTTTTGGTGAGGATGCCATCGAATCGTATGCTTCAGTGAGTTGTGTGGCTCGTCGGTGGGGATTGCATGTGGCGATGACGCGCACAGTCGTTCTGGATCGCGTCCCACCGGAACTGCTGGAGGCATGCCAGAAGGCCGTATTGATTCACGGGACTGGCATCTTCTTCAGTCGTCACGGCAGACCTCTGAATGAAATCTGGCCCCGTGTCCATCGCATCTATGAAAAGTTTGGCGTCCCGGATGAATGGCAGATGGCTGACCAGGCAGACATCACAGGCTACAGATCCAGTGAACATCAGCTGACGCCCGAGAATCCCTTCGTCCTGACTGGTCCCGTACCCATTTTCTGGCATCCATCGGTTGATGTCTCCATGATGGGAGACACGGTCCTCGTGACAGAGCAGGGCACTGAATTTCTGACTCGATCTGACTCGTGGCCTGAAATGACTGTCCAGGTCCGGGGGCATGAAGTGAGGTGTCCAACCATCCTGAGACTGCCAAGAGTCGAGGGATCTGGTCTTCAGGAAACTGCGAAGCAGGGTCCCTCGACGCCGTTTAACACGCTGGATTTTGCGGACGAGGGATCACAAACCAGTCGGATGGATTCGATTTGGGAAATGGATCTGAAGACGGACGATTCGATCTTTGATGACGACGAAGTGGCGTATCCCGAAGAATCTGTTCTTGATGGATGA